TCTGGGGATGACCGAAGGGGCTATCCTGATCCGTCTTTCTGCGCTGGGGAGGCTTGAACAATATACCTGTGATTCTTCCCCATGCCTTGTTTTTTCCCTTCCTCCGGTGGAACAGGACTCCTGGCGAGGGGGTATCTACTACAACAATGGAACAGGGGAGATTATCAGGGGAGGAAAGCGGGAAGGCCCCTTGCCAGCCCTTCCCGCCCCACCCCTCCATGCCAAGGAACAGCAGGGGAAGCTTGCCCTTTTCCTTGAAAACGGGAAACTGGTACTCCTTAGCCTGAAGTCCCATACCACTCTGTGGGAAGGGGCTGTTCCTTTTTACCAGCGGGGAACGGCCGTAAAGGACTCCCCCTCCCGAACTACAATGGTGGAAAGCCGGCTTCTTTTTGATGAACGGGGCGTTTACTACCTGAGTCGGGTCGGGGCGGTAGGCTTTACCCCGACCGGGCAGCGACTATGGCAGCTTACCCTGAAGGGAGCCAGTTCTCTCCCCGCCTTTAGCGACGAAGGGATTCTGTACGCCGGCGGTACCGATTGGATCCTCTATGCCTATAAAATAGAGGAACGGGTCCGATCACGAACAACCTCTTTGTATGGGTCATTTCCAGAGGGTTCCTACGGATTTGCCGTCGTTTCCGGTGGAGGAGGCCCCTTTATGTACCCCTTTGACACAGAAGAAGCGGCTATCCAAACACAACTCAGGGAAATTCAGGATGCCCTGCAGAATCAATCCATAGGAGAAAAAGAAAGGGACTATTATGAGATTCTTTGTTTTATTGCAGAAGGGAAGGTTCCTCCCGGATGGCAACCAATTCTTCTTTCTTCTCGGATTCAGGCCCTTTCTCTTTTGGGGGCCTTCGCTTCCCGGGAACTTATTCCCTTTCTTGCCCAGTTAGTCCAAAAAGAATCGGAACATCTGGTCATTGCCCAGGCCCTTACCGCCCTTGGCTCTATTGGGTCCGATCCTTTTGGATATGCCATGGGTGCATTTCGTTATCTTCTGAGCCGACCATTCCTGTATCGGAACGAACAACTTGCGGCCAGTCTCGCCAACGCCATTTATCGACTCTGCATGTTTTCGGGTCCCCCGCTCAGTGTGGAAGGGGTGCACCTCCTCGTTCAACTTTCTAACCAGATTTTTTCGGCAGGACTCCAAAACACCATAAAAACCTATCTTGCGGATCTCCGAAAAGAATCATAAAATCTTAGTAGCCATGGCGTTCTCCAGAAAAACATGATAAAATGAAAAAATAGAGGGAATAAAAAAGAGCAAAAACAAAAGGGATGAACCCTTTGGGAGTGAAAGAACAGCATCTGATACCAGGGAAGAACCAGTAGAGGGATTCCGCATATAAAAAGCGGCAATCTTTGAAGGGCCTTCCCTCTAAAAGTAAAGGAGAAAACGATGGGAGATACTTCTGGATTCCAGAAGAAGGCGTGCTGCATAGGGCTTCTGTGGTGGGGAATCTTTTTTTATCTCATTCCCTCAGCTTTTGCTCAGGAAGCGGTGGATCGACAAGAGCTGGAAAAGGCCCGTTCGGCCCAGATCATATTTATCAATTACGAAGGCCCCCATGG
This is a stretch of genomic DNA from Treponema sp. J25. It encodes these proteins:
- a CDS encoding PQQ-binding-like beta-propeller repeat protein gives rise to the protein MRGHIRRHGGLQGACFFLLPLFVFFEFLPSSYAQEFTTSPTWREALGAKIIGEPTSQASSVVILCDDGTVRCFSYTGKALWTFDTRSKLLPFVSRAPDGSTYVMSQERFLIALNRAGRKLWSIRLAAPLQGPIQFGWDGRLFIPLPDRVLCFTPGGFQLWERKLPFPLREALVPDSQGGVLGMTEGAILIRLSALGRLEQYTCDSSPCLVFSLPPVEQDSWRGGIYYNNGTGEIIRGGKREGPLPALPAPPLHAKEQQGKLALFLENGKLVLLSLKSHTTLWEGAVPFYQRGTAVKDSPSRTTMVESRLLFDERGVYYLSRVGAVGFTPTGQRLWQLTLKGASSLPAFSDEGILYAGGTDWILYAYKIEERVRSRTTSLYGSFPEGSYGFAVVSGGGGPFMYPFDTEEAAIQTQLREIQDALQNQSIGEKERDYYEILCFIAEGKVPPGWQPILLSSRIQALSLLGAFASRELIPFLAQLVQKESEHLVIAQALTALGSIGSDPFGYAMGAFRYLLSRPFLYRNEQLAASLANAIYRLCMFSGPPLSVEGVHLLVQLSNQIFSAGLQNTIKTYLADLRKES